In Pseudorasbora parva isolate DD20220531a chromosome 20, ASM2467924v1, whole genome shotgun sequence, a single window of DNA contains:
- the LOC137049503 gene encoding uncharacterized protein, with translation MELYPQGSPRGGEDEDPTRIDQRIPTHSDGNMTTSAQCFCGKVCKNPHGLRIHQAKMRCVRMVPVSQRTGNTPGETQEELGPESNHSAQNLRVTQAPKPCRTSEHRRVKWPQANKEKEWLQFDEDVDTILEAGVKGDADRRLLTMTTIIISLAAERFGLEEKKVVNLPYTMNNRAHKIHQLRQELKSLRRKFKEAREEERGPLAELRVILRKKLMTLRRAEWHRRRRKERARKRAAFIANPFGFTKQLLGKKRSGRLTCSKVEIDRHLRDTFCDRSREQDLGHCQHLIDPPAPTLDFDRKEPSWKEIQEVIKTARASSAPGPSGVPYKVYKNCPKLLHRLWKILKVIWRRGKVAQQWRFAEGVWIPKEEESKTIDQFRNISLLSVEGKIFFSIVARRLTDYLLRNSYIDTSVQKGGIPKVPGCLEHTGVVTQLIREARENKGDLVVLWLDLTNAYGSIPHKLVEEALRRHHIPDKFRDLVLDYYGSFSLRVSAGSTTSDWHRLEKGIITGCTISVILFALAMNMLVKSAEAQCRGPLTKSGIRQPPIRAFMDDLTVTTPHVPGGRWILKGLEEMTSWARMCFKPAKSRALVLKKGKVSNKFSFTLGKTQIPSITDKPVKSLGKVFDCSLKDTAAIHATNIELEGWLAAVDKSGLPGKFKAWIYQHGILPRILWPLLIYEVPISTIEGFERRVSRFLRKWLGLPRSLSSIALYGQNNKLKLPISGLSEEFKVGRAREVLQYRESLDPMVSQAGIEVRTGRKWRAVAAVDEAESRLRHRSLIGAVTHGRAGLGSGTTPRYNKAQGKDRRALVQQEVRVAVEEERASRMVGMRQQGAWTRWENAVDRKVTWAELWKAEPHRLRFLIQAVYDVLPSPSNLFSWGLVESPACTLCLRRGTLEHILSCCPKALGEGRYRWRHDQVLKVIANTISCGIDHCKRLRPVKNTIAFVRAGDKPPLAARATSSGLLATARDWELKADLGKQLKFPEAVATSTLRPDMLLISETSKQIVLLELTVPWEDRIEEANERKRAKYAELVEECRNNGWRARCEPIEVGCRGFAGQSLCRAYNILGIIGASKRRAIKEVTESAEVASRWLWIKRGEPWVG, from the coding sequence ATGGAGTTATACCCCCAGGGATCCCCGAGAGGGGGGGAGGATGAGGATCCCACTCGGATAGACCAAAGGATACCGACACACAGCGATGGAAACATGACGACGAGTGCACAATGCTTTTGCGGCAAAGTGTGCAAAAACCCACATGGCCTGAGAATCCACCAGGCCAAGATGAGATGCGTGCGGATGGTTCCTGTATCACAGCGCACAGGGAACACCCCTGGTGAGACGCAGGAGGAGCTAGGCCCGGAGTCAAACCACAGCGCCCAGAACCTCCGTGTGACACAGGCCCCAAAACCATGCAGAACATCAGAACATCGGCGGGTAAAATGGCCCCAAGCGAACAAGGAGAAGGAGTGGCTCCAGTTTGATGAAGACGTCGATACCATCTTGGAAGCAGGAGTCAAGGGTGACGCTGACCGACGCCTCCTGACAATGACTACCATCATCATCAGCCTAGCAGCTGAGAGATTTGGGCTGGAGGAGAAGAAAGTAGTGAACCTCCCTTACACTATGAACAACAGGGCGCACAAGATCCACCAGCTTAGGCAAGAGCTGAAGAGTCTGAGGAGGAAGTTTAAGGAGGCGAGGGAGGAAGAGAGGGGTCCTCTAGCAgagttgcgtgtcatccttcgTAAGAAGTTAATGACTCTGAGGAGAGCGGAGTGGCACAGGAGAAGGAGGAAAGAGAGGGCCAGGAAGCGGGCTGCCTTTATAGCGAATCCCTTTGGGTTCACAAAGCAGCTACTTGGCAAGAAGCGGAGTGGCCGGCTTACCTGCTCCAAAGTTGAGATCGATCGTCACCTCAGAGACACCTTCTGTGACAGATCCAGGGAACAAGATCTGGGGCACTGCCAGCACCTGATTGATCCACCTGCACCAACTCTGGACTTTGACAGAAAGGAGCCCAGCTGGAAGGAGATCCAGGAGGTGATCAAAACGGCCAGAGCAAGTTCAGCTCCAGGACCTAGTGGGGTACCTTACAAGGTTTATAAGAACTGCCCGAAGCTACTCCACAGACTCTGGAAGATACTGAAGGTCATATGGAGGAGGGGAAAGGTTGCTCAGCAGTGGCGGTTTGCAGAAGGGGTGTGGATTCCAAAGGAGGAAGAGTCAAAGACCATCGACCAGTTCAGAAACATCTCACTGCTCAGTGTTGAGGGCAAGATATTCTTCAGCATTGTTGCTAGGCGGCTGACCGACTACCTCCTGAGGAACTCGTACATCGATACCTCGGTCCAGAAAGGAGGGATCCCAAAGGTGCCGGGATGTCTGGAGCACACAGGCGTGGTCACACAGCTGATCAGGGAAGCCCGGGAGAATAAGGGAGACCTGGTGGTGCTGTGGTTGGACCTTACAAACGCCTATGGGTCCATACCCCACAAACTGGTTGAGGAGGCCTTGCGCCGGCACCACATCCCAGACAAGTTTAGAGACCTTGTTCTGGACTACTATGGCAGTTTCAGTCTCAGAGTCTCTGCAGGGTCTACAACATCAGACTGGCACAGGCTTGAGAAGGGAATTATCACTGGATGTACAATTTCAGTGATATTATTTGCACTTGCCATGAATATGCTGGTAAAGTCTGCAGAGGCCCAGTGCAGAGGTCCCCTCACCAAGTCGGGTATTCGCCAGCCGCCCATTAGGGCTTTTATGGATGACCTGACGGTGACGACACCACACGTACCAGGGGGCAGGTGGATCTTGAAGGGCTTGGAAGAGATGACATCCTGGGCGCGCATGTGCTTCAAGCCAGCAAAGTCTAGAGCTCTAGTGTTGAAGAAAGGAAAGGTTTCCAACAAGTTCAGCTTTACACTCGGCAAGACCCAGATACCATCAATCACAGATAAACCAGTGAAGAGCTTGGGAAAGGTGTTCGACTGCAGCCTGAAGGACACGGCAGCCATCCATGCAACCAACATTGAACTGGAGGGCTGGCTGGCTGCAGTAGACAAGTCAGGCCTACCTGGCAAGTTCAAGGCCTGGATTTACCAACATGGCATCCTCCCACGGATTCTCTGGCCCCTCCTGATTTATGAGGTTCCAATCTCCACCATCGAGGGCTTTGAGAGGAGAGTCAGCAGGTTTCTACGGAAGTGGCTGGGCCTACCTCGAAGCCTGAGCAGCATTGCTTTGTATGGCCAGAACAATAAGTTGAAGCTCCCCATCAGCGGCCTGAGTGAGGAGTTTAAGGTGGGCCGGGCCAGGGAGGTGCTGCAATACAGAGAGTCACTAGACCCGATGGTCTCCCAGGCTGGGATCGAGGTGAGGACAGGGCGGAAGTGGAGGGCAGTAGCGGCGGTGGATGAGGCTGAGTCACGGCTACGGCACAGGTCATTGATAGGAGCAGTGACTCATGGAAGAGCTGGGCTGGGTAGCGGCACAACACCTCGCTACAATAAGGCACAGGGGAAGGACAGGAGAGCACTGGTGCAGCAAGAGGTGCGAGTAGCAGTAGAGGAGGAGCGGGCCAGCAGGATGGTTGGAATGCGGCAGCAGGGAGCCTGGACAAGATGGGAGAATGCAGTGGACCGTAAAGTCACATGGGCGGAGCTGTGGAAAGCAGAACCCCATCGCCTACGGTTCCTGATCCAGGCTGTCTACGATGTACTACCAAGCCCATCCAACCTGTTCAGCTGGGGATTGGTGGAGTCGCCAGCCTGCACACTCTGCCTGAGGAGGGGGACTCTGGAGCACAtcctaagctgctgtccaaaaGCACTGGGCGAAGGGCGCTACCGTTGGCGTCATGACCAAGTCTTGAAAGTCATAGCAAATACCATCAGCTGTGGAATTGACCACTGTAAGCGCCTCCGCCCAGTGAAGAACACTATTGCTTTTGTCCGGGCTGGGGACAAGCCACCACTAGCGGCCAGGGCCACCTCATCAGGGCTGCTAGCAACAGCACGAGACTGGGAGTTGAAAGCTGACCTGGGGAAGCAACTGAAATTCCCAGAAGCTGTCGCCACCTCAACATTGCGGCCTGACATGCTACTCATCTCAGAGACCTCTAAGCAGATCGTTCTCCTTGAACTTACCGTACCCTGGGAGGACCGTATTGAGGAGGCCAATGAGAGAAAGAGGGCAAAATACGCTGAGCTAGTGGAGGAGTGCCGGAATAATGGTTGGCGAGCACGGTGTGAGCCCATTGAGGTTGGATGTAGAGGGTTTGCTGGCCAGTCTCTCTGCAGGGCCTATAACATCCTGGGCATCATAGGGGCTAGTAAGCGAAGGGCCATTAAGGAGGTCACAGAGTCAGCAGAAGTTGCCTCAAGGTGGCTGTGGATAAAGAGAGGAGAACCATGGGTGGGGTAG
- the LOC137049755 gene encoding putative nuclease HARBI1, producing the protein MIKRGFYEIAGIPNVIGAIDCTHVRLKPPSVNDYAYINRKNYHSVNVQIICDATLCLLNVVARWPGGTHDAFIFEHSSVRRRLQDGALRGHGYLLGDRGYPLLDFLITPVPNPVTLQERNFNNAHTRTRATVERCVGLLKGRWLCLAHAGGTLLYSPQKVCNIILACAVLHNIAQQNRVPFDALAPDPEVPVEQWAAPPALGAVQLRRDLVQRF; encoded by the exons ATGATTAAAAGGGGGTTTTATGAGATTGCTGGGATTCCAAATGTCATTGGTGCAATTGACTGTACCCACGTGCGTCTGAAACCACCATCGGTTAATGATTACGCATACATCAACCGCAAAAATTATCATTCAGTAAATGTGCAAATTATTTGTGATGCCACACTCTGCCTATTAAATGTTGTGGCACGATGGCCTGGAGGCACCCACGATGCCTTCATTTTCGAGCACAGCAGCGTGCGCAGACGGCTGCAAGACGGCGCATTGAGGGGTCATGGTTATCTTTTAG GTGACAGGGGTTATCCTCTTTTGGACTTTTTGATCACCCCTGTGCCAAACCCTGTGACGCTTCAGGAGCGCAACTTCAACAACGCGCATACACGAACACGAGCCACTGTGGAGCGCTGCGTGGGGCTCCTAAAAGGTAGATGGCTCTGCCTGGCACACGCGGGGGGCACCTTGCTCTATTCGCCACAGAAAGTGTGCAACATAATTTTGGCATGTGCCGTCTTGCACAACATTGCTCAGCAAAACCGTGTGCCATTTGACGCGCTGGCCCCAGACCCAGAAGTGCCAGTGGAGCAGTGGGCAGCACCACCGGCTTTAGGAGCTGTTCAGCTCAGACGAGACCTTGTCCAGCGGTTTTAA